A single region of the Hyphomicrobiales bacterium genome encodes:
- a CDS encoding DNA-3-methyladenine glycosylase II, whose amino-acid sequence MLPISTEETLAANLAALIAHDPLMAQLVAAGAAPPLRLRQAGFAGLASIITAQQLSTASVDAIWRRLSERFPTLEAGDIAAAADMDLRTVGLSAGKIRTLKALAIAIAEDGLVLDRLHELPAEDAEKALVAVHGIGKWTAEVYLLFCTGHPDILPAGDLALQEAARLALGAAWEQERRPTEKELRVIAERWRPWRGTAARILWAYYRIAKGREGMTLAKPA is encoded by the coding sequence ATGTTGCCGATCTCGACCGAAGAGACTCTGGCGGCGAACCTCGCCGCCCTTATCGCCCATGATCCCCTCATGGCTCAACTGGTGGCCGCCGGCGCGGCCCCTCCCCTGCGGTTGCGCCAAGCCGGCTTTGCCGGGCTCGCTAGCATCATCACCGCGCAGCAGCTGTCCACCGCGAGCGTTGATGCGATCTGGCGCCGCCTGTCAGAACGTTTCCCCACCTTGGAGGCTGGCGATATCGCCGCCGCCGCCGATATGGATCTGCGTACGGTCGGTTTGTCGGCCGGCAAGATCCGTACGCTCAAGGCTCTTGCGATCGCCATCGCCGAGGACGGTCTTGTGCTCGATCGCCTGCATGAGCTGCCGGCCGAGGACGCGGAGAAGGCGCTGGTCGCGGTGCATGGAATCGGCAAATGGACGGCGGAGGTCTATCTCCTGTTCTGCACGGGCCATCCCGATATCCTGCCGGCCGGCGACCTCGCCTTGCAGGAGGCAGCGCGGCTCGCGCTAGGCGCAGCCTGGGAACAGGAGCGGCGGCCGACCGAGAAGGAACTCCGCGTGATTGCGGAACGCTGGCGGCCGTGGCGCGGAACCGCCGCGCGCATTCTATGGGCTTATTATCGCATCGCCAAAGGACGGGAAGGTATGACGCTGGCAAAGCCGGCCTGA
- a CDS encoding Phospholipase/carboxylesterase, whose amino-acid sequence MAQDLNGPRLPAKSGTAKQLVVFLHGYGADGNDLIEIGRQWQPWLPDAAFVSPHAPEPCVGAPMGRQWFPLTRMDPNERWNGVRHAEPTLNDFLDAELARQGVSPDKLALVGFSQGTMMALHVGLRRKVAPAAVLGFSGLFVTSESNAPEPGTNERLNRPPVFLLHGDSDEVIPAQALFMSAEELAKAEVPCQWHLAAGLGHGIDSEGLRQGGLFLAQSFGLPYPAA is encoded by the coding sequence ATGGCTCAGGATCTGAACGGACCCCGCCTGCCCGCAAAAAGCGGGACAGCCAAACAGCTCGTCGTGTTCCTGCATGGCTACGGCGCTGATGGAAACGACCTCATCGAGATCGGCCGCCAATGGCAACCGTGGCTGCCGGACGCCGCCTTCGTCTCGCCGCACGCGCCTGAGCCTTGCGTGGGTGCGCCGATGGGCCGCCAGTGGTTTCCTCTGACGCGCATGGACCCGAACGAGCGCTGGAATGGCGTGCGCCATGCCGAACCCACGCTCAATGATTTCCTGGATGCGGAATTGGCGCGCCAAGGCGTGAGCCCGGACAAGCTGGCGCTCGTCGGCTTCAGCCAGGGCACCATGATGGCGCTTCACGTCGGCCTACGACGTAAGGTGGCGCCGGCAGCCGTCCTCGGCTTTTCCGGCCTGTTCGTCACGTCCGAGAGCAATGCGCCCGAGCCCGGCACAAACGAGCGGCTTAACCGCCCGCCTGTTTTCCTCCTGCACGGGGATTCCGACGAGGTCATCCCGGCGCAGGCCCTGTTCATGTCGGCCGAGGAACTGGCGAAGGCCGAGGTGCCGTGCCAGTGGCACCTGGCAGCCGGTCTGGGCCACGGCATCGACAGCGAAGGCCTTCGGCAGGGCGGACTATTCCTCGCCCAATCCTTCGGCCTCCCCTATCCGGCCGCCTAG
- a CDS encoding conserved hypothetical protein (Evidence 4 : Unknown function but conserved in other organisms) codes for MASLDERRNAAEKKFAHDEELRFKATARRNKLLGLWAAAKLGKSGADADAYAKSVILADFEEAGEDDVFRKLRKDFDAAGVALADAELRTQMEQLMAQAKAEVLAG; via the coding sequence ATGGCCAGTCTGGACGAGCGTAGGAATGCAGCGGAAAAGAAGTTCGCGCATGATGAGGAACTGCGCTTCAAGGCGACGGCACGTCGCAACAAGCTGCTTGGTCTCTGGGCTGCCGCGAAGCTCGGTAAAAGCGGTGCGGATGCAGACGCTTATGCGAAGAGCGTGATCCTGGCGGATTTCGAGGAAGCTGGCGAGGACGACGTATTCCGCAAGCTCCGCAAGGACTTCGACGCGGCTGGCGTTGCCTTGGCCGACGCGGAACTGCGCACGCAGATGGAACAGCTGATGGCGCAGGCCAAGGCGGAAGTTCTCGCCGGCTGA
- the purC gene encoding Phosphoribosylaminoimidazole-succinocarboxamide synthase A translates to MDFLKTRYTPMNRRRRIYEGKAKVLYEGPEPGTLVQHFKDDATAFNAKKHEVIDGKGVLNNRISEYVFQNLNDIGVPTHFIRRLNMREQLIREVEIIPLEVVVRNVAAGSLATRLGIEEGTQLPRSIIEFYYKNDALNDPMVSEEHITAFGWATPQEIDDIMALAIRVNDFLSGLFLGVGIRLVDFKMETGRLWEGDMMRIVVADEISPDSCRLWDIKSADKLDKDRFRRDLGGLIEAYSEVARRLGILGENENPGHAAPRLVQ, encoded by the coding sequence ATGGACTTCCTCAAAACACGGTATACGCCGATGAATCGCCGCCGTCGTATCTACGAGGGCAAGGCCAAGGTTCTCTATGAAGGACCCGAGCCTGGCACTCTGGTACAGCACTTCAAGGATGATGCGACCGCTTTCAACGCCAAGAAACACGAGGTGATTGACGGCAAGGGTGTGCTCAACAACCGCATATCCGAGTACGTTTTCCAAAACCTCAATGACATCGGCGTGCCGACGCATTTCATCCGTCGCCTCAACATGCGCGAGCAGTTGATCCGCGAGGTTGAGATCATTCCGCTCGAGGTTGTCGTGCGCAATGTCGCGGCCGGGTCGCTCGCGACACGCCTCGGCATCGAGGAAGGCACACAGCTGCCCCGGTCGATCATCGAGTTCTATTACAAGAACGACGCCTTGAACGACCCGATGGTCTCGGAAGAGCACATCACGGCCTTTGGCTGGGCAACGCCCCAGGAGATCGACGACATCATGGCGCTCGCCATCCGCGTCAACGATTTTCTCTCCGGCCTCTTCCTCGGCGTCGGCATCCGTCTCGTCGATTTCAAGATGGAGACCGGCCGCCTGTGGGAAGGCGACATGATGCGCATCGTCGTCGCCGACGAGATCTCCCCGGATTCCTGCCGGCTGTGGGACATCAAGTCCGCGGACAAGCTCGACAAGGACCGCTTCCGCCGTGATCTGGGCGGTCTCATCGAGGCCTATTCCGAGGTGGCGCGCCGTCTCGGCATCCTCGGCGAGAACGAGAACCCGGGCCACGCCGCGCCGCGTCTGGTGCAGTGA
- a CDS encoding conserved hypothetical protein (Evidence 4 : Unknown function but conserved in other organisms) — translation MLRSVNRGPFGPRFISRARRITARWKACALKLAIGLILSVGLASCGGYGAGFAALPEASGWERLPVGRWLVEGIAPDTMVVCRRPTCSEDAMVASFRLPDRIEGGADALRQAIFPNGFPRPREMRPDARSSGKGPSPKASPIKSHDEVRTLDGTPFTGLVVTMRAAATPSRRVVAIIAERPRGSGMEVVLSIAASETTARTNALKALGATDIRG, via the coding sequence ATGCTTCGATCCGTTAATCGGGGGCCGTTCGGCCCCCGTTTCATTTCGCGTGCACGCAGGATCACCGCACGCTGGAAGGCGTGTGCGCTCAAGCTCGCTATTGGCCTTATCCTCAGCGTCGGCCTCGCCTCCTGCGGCGGCTATGGCGCGGGCTTTGCCGCCCTGCCCGAGGCCTCCGGCTGGGAGCGCTTGCCCGTCGGCCGCTGGCTGGTTGAGGGGATCGCCCCCGACACGATGGTCGTCTGCCGGCGCCCGACCTGCAGCGAGGACGCCATGGTGGCGAGCTTCCGTCTGCCCGACCGCATCGAGGGTGGAGCCGACGCCCTGCGCCAGGCGATTTTCCCCAACGGTTTTCCCCGGCCGCGGGAAATGCGGCCAGACGCCCGCTCTTCCGGCAAAGGGCCAAGCCCCAAAGCCTCACCCATCAAGAGCCATGATGAGGTCAGGACGCTCGACGGCACGCCGTTCACGGGCCTCGTCGTCACCATGCGTGCTGCGGCCACTCCCAGTCGCCGTGTGGTCGCGATCATCGCCGAACGGCCCCGCGGCTCCGGCATGGAGGTCGTGCTCTCGATCGCCGCCAGCGAGACGACAGCGCGGACCAATGCGCTGAAGGCGCTCGGAGCCACCGACATTCGGGGATGA
- the purS gene encoding Phosphoribosylformylglycinamidine synthase subunit PurS codes for MKARVIVTLKTGVLDPQGKAIEGALASLGVDGVASVRQGKVFDVELATADKAGAEAALKQACEKLLANTVIENYRIETGV; via the coding sequence ATGAAAGCCCGCGTGATCGTCACCTTGAAGACGGGTGTGCTCGACCCGCAGGGCAAGGCCATTGAGGGCGCGCTTGCGTCTCTCGGCGTGGACGGCGTCGCCAGCGTCCGGCAAGGCAAGGTGTTCGACGTCGAACTCGCCACCGCCGACAAAGCCGGCGCCGAGGCCGCGCTGAAGCAGGCTTGCGAGAAGCTTCTCGCCAATACGGTCATCGAGAACTACCGCATCGAAACAGGGGTCTGA
- the purQ gene encoding Phosphoribosylformylglycinamidine synthase subunit PurQ, which translates to MKAAVVVFPGSNRDGDVARALTAAGASVTSAWHADTDLPAGTDLVVLPGGFSYGDYLRCGAIAGRAVIMDAVRAHAARGGLVLGICNGFQILCESGLLPGVLMRNADLHFVCRRQHLTVERNDTAFTKAYAQGQVIDVCIAHGEGNYVADPDTLARIEGDGRVAFRYCDATGAHTTEANPNGSLNDIAGIYSEKLNVLGMMPHPENLIDDLVGGTDGRGLFAGLAALAA; encoded by the coding sequence ATGAAGGCCGCCGTCGTCGTATTTCCCGGCTCGAACCGCGATGGCGACGTCGCACGGGCCCTGACCGCCGCCGGCGCGAGCGTCACCTCCGCTTGGCATGCCGACACCGACCTGCCCGCCGGCACCGATCTCGTGGTGCTGCCGGGCGGTTTTTCCTACGGCGATTATCTCCGCTGCGGCGCGATCGCCGGCCGCGCGGTGATCATGGACGCGGTCCGCGCCCATGCGGCGCGTGGCGGCCTCGTCCTCGGCATCTGCAACGGCTTCCAGATCCTCTGCGAATCGGGCCTCTTGCCGGGTGTGCTGATGCGCAACGCGGATCTGCATTTCGTCTGCCGCCGCCAGCATCTGACTGTCGAGCGCAATGACACGGCCTTCACGAAGGCTTATGCGCAAGGCCAGGTCATCGACGTCTGCATCGCCCATGGCGAAGGCAACTATGTCGCCGATCCCGACACGCTGGCGCGGATCGAAGGCGACGGACGCGTGGCCTTCCGCTATTGCGATGCGACGGGCGCCCACACGACGGAAGCCAACCCCAACGGCTCGCTCAACGACATCGCCGGCATCTATTCCGAGAAGCTGAACGTGCTCGGCATGATGCCCCACCCGGAAAACCTGATCGACGATCTCGTGGGCGGCACGGACGGCCGGGGCCTGTTCGCCGGGCTCGCGGCCCTGGCAGCGTGA